The Gossypium hirsutum isolate 1008001.06 chromosome A13, Gossypium_hirsutum_v2.1, whole genome shotgun sequence nucleotide sequence cttgagatatacTTTCAATATAAGCTTAAATCATGATCGAATACACACAACAATTAACATCAagtcaagccattttcgcatggctataaatACAAACTTCAATACCAACcatatcaaaactagcctatacatgccacatatccaAATCTCAAAgcatttatttaccaaaatgataaccggatagtgtgatgacatctccaacgacttccaacctgagcaaaactccaaaacactataaaaataggaaaaatacacacagagtaagctttaaagcttagtaagctcgtatcttAATAAACTTAACATAACCATTAATTTCATTACAAAGCCATATGTATGATATACTATCTCATACAACTTTTCCTAGTTAAAAAACATATTCTCATATTGTATTATCATCATCCAATGTTATACTTGCTTACCTCAAAAACTTTAGCTTTCACAAGCTTATTCAGCTCAATTTTCCTATATCATTCAATTCACACTTTCATATATCCAAACGAGCACATTATGGAAATAACACATCTaatcatgtatatatacacataaatctCATATCATCATTTATACTCAATTTCATCTTTCATACATATAACATCTGACAATTTCACATATGCCACTTTATATACCATATATTattcatgtttcatgtttcatttacagaTACTCACATCTCATTTCCATATACATCACATAACATTCTTTGCACgtatatacttacctttcgtTTTCAAATATTGTATACATTTCAACGTACTTGAATCAGAATGTCTTTCACTTAATCATTTATTTCTCGGAATGCCATTTGAACCGTTcaaaatcaataaggatactcagataactcataagctcgtacaatgccaatgtcctagacgtggtcttacatgtaatcaaatatcgatgtcactatctcagatagggtcttacacgaaatcatatacggtgccaatgtctcagacatggtcttacacataaatcacaaatcgatgccaacatcccagacgtggtcttacacgataacacatatcggaatcctatgtcatgacatatgtatcctaactattcttatggTTCATACGAAGCTTTTCAGATGTcgtcacattatcgaaactttctcgtATTCATATATTCTACTTCTcaaacaattcaatatcataataactaatatataacttattcaaaatacatatatttgtattacCATTCAGCATTGAATTCAATCATACAAATAATATGCATTTATAAGATGATTTCGTAACATTTATTaaaatacaaacttacctcgttcgcAATAACGACAAATTAAAtcgactaatccgatactttgatttccctcgatctagatctgaATTCCGCTTTTgtcaatctaattaatatcaaaattaacttacttattcaacatttcattaaattttatccaagaacacataatttgggcaattggcattttagcccctaacatttcacatttttacaatttagtccctatttcaaaataacacaaaatacaaaaaatctCATCAAACCCATATTAGGCCAAATTTACCTTAGGCCTCTAGaaacccatttcttttatttatttcacattttgaccccttaatttataaatttctcaatttagtccttaatacacatttttatcaaaaattacttaattaaacaggaaaatcaaacatcaaagatttattattcatcatcaaacaacaatttcatcacattatcaacaatgaaaactctcaaattcatcatcaattttgaaaattgaagcatgggtttactagtattcgaagcaacgatctcaaaaatgtaaaaattattgaaaaccgAATGAAAAACATACCCGAATTAAGCTTCCTAAGttttgaaacttaaaaaaaatcgatggcttcttttcttttctatattcCGCCAACAATAGATGATAATGCATGtcttttaatgttttgttttatttatttcatgttaataaaccatttacaattttaacctttgtaACTTAATATGAAATCATTATAAGTTATGCCCATTACCGTCCATCAACCATAATAGTTGCATAATTCCATTTTAAGGACTTACCAATTAATAAACCGTAGCAATTTAGtgctttaacaaatagaaggtcatttttatattttacgcgattaagccctttttcacaaatcgacactcaaacgataatattttcatacgaaaatttcacacatatcaattctcATACTttaagcatagaaaataatattaaaatatttttgactcggatttgtggtcccgaaactaccattccgactagggtctaaactggactgttacattTCATTTGCTTTGTGTTAATGTTTTAACAAAAATACTTGAATTGCATCAAACTGCCCAAGTTCAACAAGGTAAGTGCATTAAAAAGGGATAAATTTTAGTGGATGGTGCCGCTATGGTTGTGCGAACTCGCTTGGGGAAAAAACATACTACTAGCTTTTATACTATGGGAAGGTTACAATTTTGAAGATACAATActcattttaaaaatgtaaaagttgaatgtCGACAATGATAATATAGAATGACCGCAAagcaaaaggaaagaaaaatatgtataaaccttttcggggaaaaaaccacgggcagaggcaaagaaaattcactaatttcgaattcgaataatacaATAAGAGTctacatctatttataaattgaaaaacCTTAGTCTAATCAACGTCAAATAGAAGCAATATAGTAAGGTCGAAATaccttattctaattaatattaaatagaaAAAGTGTACTTCTATATGGATTCCACTTGTACAGCCTGTACTGTACTGCGGGGGCCTCCGGTTGCAACCCCAGTCCAGTTTTATGCTTAATGGAGATCtctaactaaaatgaaaattattcaaAGTTAACCAACAAAAATGAGTTCAAAATAATATTGAATTAACTAAGTACGACcaaaatatttaatgaaaatgcctaaaatatatatatattttagtatctAAAATAAAAGGTTATGGAAATTAGATAACCAACTATGTAGTTTACTCTTAAATATTGACAACGTATATAGATGATGctaaaaaaattttcataaataataatgctaagatttttccaaaaaaagaggggcaaaaaatatatatattaagatcaAATGTAATGAAGAAATTGACAATTCCCAATTATTGTGTTATAATTGACATCATATATTTTCTcgaagcaaaataaataaatatttacgtttattaacaaataaaaggaatgaataatattaaaaattttactaaataaaAGGAATGAATAATGTTAAAAAGATTAATTCTCGTAGCTATCGAAATTACTACCTTACCCTAACAGGGATTCTTAAAAAGGATTTATAGTTGACAGTCGATACAGGAGTTATTAATAGTGATAGGAATAGTTATAATTTAGCGCTTAGGGAATTCCTATTCCTAGTCCATGTTTTACACCGCCATAGGATACTTCAAAGATTTAAGATAAAGCTTTCTTACTTTTCAAGTTCCTAATGGCATCTCTTCTGTGCAAAAATAGTATCATCAACCAGCGTGTTAAATTAATACTGAACGTTGTTGTCATATAAATCCGCCATGATTGGCAAGCAGACACCTATTCAACCACCAACACTTTTCACTTACGAGAAACCTTTGTTTTCAGTCTTAACATTTAGCAAAACGAGATCCAAGTTCACGACATTATTGGCCCCACGTTTACAAGACTCCGAATCAACACCGACTCAGTTGATTATCGTAGGTTGATTCATGAACTTTTCAGACTTGGACGAAGAATATCAGTTTGGGTGCATAGAAGTGGAACTAATTGTGACGTCTTGCCATTACGGTTAAAGATATAGGCATCCGTTGTGGAACAATATCACAATGATGAGATTTTGATGAGGAGAGCTTTGTCTGAATCCGCGTCAGAGTTTGAAAGTAGAAATTATGGCATGGTTCCAGCAAAAGAGTCATTAGTTAATGAGATGCTAAAGAGGattaaggttgaagatgaagatATAAAAGTTTGCATCGTATGTTTGGAGCAACTTAAAGTTGGAGCGGAAGCTTATCGGATGCCTGGCTCTCATATTTTTCATGGTGATTGCATTGAAAAGTGGTTGAAGCAGAGCCATTATTGCCCTATTTGTCGGTTTGAGATGCCAAAGAATTAGGTGAACTTTGTGTAATTcttattctttcctttgtttcTTAACTAAGTTTTAGTTATCGGATAGAATAAAGAGTTCAGTTATTTTTACCAAGTAAAGTTGATAATAGTATTTATTCTGAATTTTGGTATTGATGGATCAATCTGATCATAATTTAATAGATAAGATCTACTTATTTTACTGAGGAATATGAACAAAAAGAAATTTATCAAAGTTTAGTCCTTTAGCAAATAGGATCTCATTATAAATGTTGGCATTGTTGGAGCAGTAAATGcaaatataaaacttaaactaCCCTTGGGAAAAAGAGGTTGAATGCATTAGACTATCTACAAACCTttgaaaattgagtagaaataaaacataacaataaGAAGAAAACCAAATGCTGAAAAATGAAACCAGGTATGATGTTTACAATGTGTGGAAGACATGGTTTTGTCATACAGCATTGAATTGCATAAAAGAATGGATGAGGAAGTTTACATGGTACTGGAAAGGCTTTGCCTAGACAAGAAAATAAGCCTCCAACAATATTTGCTGCTGAACAGTGTCAACTATCCCCGAGAGTTACCCCAAACACTTCAGTAGGACACAATTCCCTCTGTTAAGGGTCTTAAAATAGCCTCAGTGAAGTGTTCAGGGGAACTCCAGGGAATAGCTAACTTTCCCTTTTCTTATGTTACAGTTTCTTCGTATATATTTTTATGCACTGAGGGTTTAGTGCATAAATAGGCAAAGGAGCAATAAGATTAGTACTGGCACAGTTTGAAATGGTGATCCACAGTGATATGAGCACACCTGGGGCATCCTCGAATGCAAATCTTgaaccaatcgagcttccgaaaGGCCCCATGACTTGAGCTCGAACCAAGCAAATTCAAGATGCTTTATCAGCCTTGGTGTTGTGCATTTGGGATGATAACAAGGTCCATGACGTTGGAGAAGCTAAGGACAATGCCTTGAAGACTCCGTGCACCCTTTTGCAATTCGATCTCAGCTCCTTTCCAGCTCCCCATGCGCTATTCAGCTCCCATCAgttcacttgagctcaattcaaCTCGTTTGAGTTCGAAtttagctcatttcagctcattcCTACTtcatttca carries:
- the LOC107894610 gene encoding E3 ubiquitin-protein ligase SIRP1, whose protein sequence is MIGKQTPIQPPTLFTYEKPLFSVLTFSKTRSKFTTLLAPRLQDSESTPTQLIIASVVEQYHNDEILMRRALSESASEFESRNYGMVPAKESLVNEMLKRIKVEDEDIKVCIVCLEQLKVGAEAYRMPGSHIFHGDCIEKWLKQSHYCPICRFEMPKN